The proteins below are encoded in one region of Pseudomonas putida NBRC 14164:
- a CDS encoding fatty acid--CoA ligase, with protein MLQTRIIKPAEGAYDYPLLIKRLLMSGSRYEKTREIVYRDQLRLTYPQLNERIARLANVLTEAGVKAGDTVAVMDWDSHRYLECMFAIPMIGAVVHTINVRLSPEQILYTMNHAEDRVVLVNSDFVGLYQAIAGQLTTVDKTLLLTDGPDKTAELPGLVGEYEQLLAAASPRYDFPDFDENSVATTFYTTGTTGNPKGVYFTHRQLVLHTLAEASVTGSIDSVRLLGSNDVYMPITPMFHVHAWGIPYAATMLGMKQVYPGRYEPDMLVKLWREEKVTFSHCVPTILQMLLNCPNAQGQDFGGWKIIIGGSSLNRSLYQAALARGIQLTAAYGMSETCPLISAAHLNDELQAGSEDERVTYRIKAGVPVPLVEAAIVDGDGNFLPADGETQGELVLRAPWLTMGYFKEPEKSEELWQGGWLHTGDVATLDGMGYIDIRDRIKDVIKTGGEWVSSLDLEDLISRHPAVREVAVVGVADPQWGERPFALLVVREGQAIDAKALKDHLKPFVEQGHINKWAIPSQIAVVTEIPKTSVGKLDKKRIRQDIVQWQASNSAFLSTL; from the coding sequence ATGCTGCAGACCCGCATCATCAAGCCCGCCGAGGGCGCCTACGACTACCCGCTGCTGATCAAACGCCTTCTGATGTCCGGCAGCCGCTATGAAAAGACCCGGGAAATCGTCTACCGCGACCAGTTGCGCCTGACGTACCCACAGCTCAACGAGCGCATCGCGCGCCTGGCCAACGTGCTGACCGAGGCCGGGGTAAAGGCCGGTGACACGGTGGCGGTCATGGACTGGGACAGCCACCGCTACCTGGAGTGCATGTTCGCCATCCCGATGATCGGCGCCGTTGTGCACACCATCAACGTGCGCCTGTCGCCCGAGCAGATCCTCTACACCATGAACCACGCCGAAGATCGCGTGGTGCTGGTCAACAGCGATTTCGTCGGCCTCTACCAGGCCATTGCCGGGCAGCTGACCACCGTTGACAAGACCCTGCTGCTGACCGATGGCCCGGACAAAACGGCCGAGCTGCCCGGCCTGGTGGGCGAGTACGAGCAGCTGCTGGCAGCCGCCAGCCCACGCTACGACTTCCCGGACTTCGACGAAAACTCGGTGGCCACCACCTTCTACACCACCGGCACCACCGGCAACCCCAAGGGCGTGTACTTCACCCATCGGCAACTGGTACTGCACACCTTGGCCGAAGCTTCGGTCACCGGCAGCATCGACAGCGTGCGCCTGCTGGGCAGCAACGACGTGTACATGCCCATCACCCCGATGTTCCATGTGCATGCCTGGGGCATTCCCTACGCCGCCACCATGCTGGGCATGAAGCAGGTATACCCGGGGCGCTACGAGCCGGACATGCTGGTCAAGCTGTGGCGCGAAGAAAAGGTCACGTTCTCCCATTGCGTGCCGACCATCCTGCAGATGCTGCTCAACTGCCCGAACGCGCAAGGGCAGGACTTCGGCGGCTGGAAGATCATCATCGGCGGCAGCTCGCTCAACCGTTCGCTGTACCAGGCTGCCCTGGCACGTGGCATCCAGCTGACCGCCGCGTATGGCATGTCCGAAACCTGCCCGCTGATCTCCGCTGCGCACCTGAACGACGAGCTGCAGGCCGGCAGCGAGGATGAGCGCGTCACCTACCGCATCAAGGCCGGCGTCCCGGTGCCACTGGTCGAGGCGGCCATTGTCGATGGCGACGGCAACTTCCTGCCGGCAGACGGTGAAACCCAGGGCGAGCTGGTGCTGCGTGCGCCGTGGCTGACCATGGGCTACTTCAAGGAGCCGGAAAAGAGCGAGGAACTGTGGCAGGGGGGCTGGTTGCACACCGGCGATGTTGCCACCCTCGACGGCATGGGCTACATCGACATCCGTGACCGCATCAAGGATGTGATCAAGACCGGTGGCGAGTGGGTGTCTTCGCTCGACCTGGAAGACCTGATCAGCCGTCACCCGGCCGTGCGCGAAGTGGCGGTGGTGGGGGTAGCCGACCCGCAATGGGGCGAGCGCCCGTTTGCCCTGCTGGTGGTGCGCGAAGGCCAGGCCATCGATGCCAAGGCGCTCAAGGACCATCTCAAGCCATTTGTCGAGCAAGGGCACATCAACAAGTGGGCGATTCCTAGCCAGATCGCCGTTGTTACTGAAATTCCCAAGACCAGTGTCGGCAAGCTCGACAAGAAACGCATCCGCCAGGACATCGTCCAGTGGCAGGCCAGCAACAGCGCGTTCCTTTCCACGCTGTGA
- a CDS encoding 2-hydroxyacid dehydrogenase, which produces MPSPRRAVFLDHQSLDLGDLDLSPLRSQFDEFELFAATRPDQVAERLQGAVAVVSNKVMLDAATLAANPQLKLILVAATGTNNVDLAAARAQGITVCNCQGYGTPSVAQHTLALLLALATRLCDYNQAVADGQWAKASQFCLLDFPIVELEGKTLGLLGHGELGGAVARLAEAFGMRVLSGQIPGRPERADRLPLDELLPQVDALTLHCPLNEHTRHMLGARELALLKPGALVVNTARGGLIDEQALADALRNGHLGGAATDVLSMEPPVNGNPLLAPGIPRLIITPHSAWGAVESRQRIVGQLSENAQAFFAGQPRRVVS; this is translated from the coding sequence ATGCCCAGCCCGCGTCGCGCCGTGTTTCTCGATCACCAGTCCCTGGACCTCGGTGACCTCGACCTTTCCCCGCTACGAAGCCAGTTCGATGAGTTCGAGCTGTTCGCCGCTACCCGTCCGGACCAGGTCGCAGAGCGACTGCAGGGCGCCGTGGCGGTGGTCAGCAACAAGGTCATGCTCGACGCCGCGACCCTGGCCGCCAACCCACAGCTCAAGCTGATCCTGGTGGCCGCCACCGGCACCAACAATGTCGACCTGGCAGCAGCGCGCGCGCAGGGCATCACGGTCTGCAACTGCCAGGGCTACGGCACGCCGTCCGTCGCGCAGCACACCCTCGCCCTGCTGTTGGCCCTGGCCACCCGCCTGTGCGACTACAACCAGGCGGTGGCGGACGGCCAGTGGGCCAAGGCCAGCCAGTTCTGCCTGCTGGACTTTCCCATCGTCGAGCTCGAAGGCAAAACCCTCGGCCTGCTCGGCCACGGCGAACTGGGCGGCGCGGTGGCGCGGCTGGCCGAAGCCTTCGGCATGCGCGTACTGAGCGGGCAGATTCCCGGCCGCCCGGAACGCGCCGACCGCCTGCCGCTGGACGAGCTGCTGCCACAAGTCGACGCGCTGACTTTGCACTGCCCGCTGAACGAGCACACCCGGCACATGCTCGGTGCCCGTGAACTGGCCCTGCTCAAGCCCGGTGCGCTGGTGGTCAACACCGCCCGTGGCGGACTGATCGACGAGCAGGCGCTGGCCGATGCCCTGCGCAATGGTCACCTGGGCGGCGCGGCCACCGACGTGCTCAGCATGGAGCCGCCGGTCAACGGCAACCCGTTGCTCGCACCCGGCATCCCACGCCTGATCATCACCCCGCACAGCGCCTGGGGGGCGGTGGAATCGCGCCAACGTATCGTCGGCCAGCTCAGCGAGAACGCCCAGGCCTTCTTCGCCGGCCAGCCGCGCCGCGTGGTCAGCTGA
- a CDS encoding class I SAM-dependent methyltransferase, producing the protein MDPRSEVLLRQAELFQGPLLIAGAPADGLLGQLPQAQAWTWHAGDQALLDSRFAGRCHHGVEPPEVPFDSAVLFLPKSRELAAYLLNALASRLAGRELYLVGEKRGGIEGAAKQLQAFGKPRKLDSARHCQLWQVTIEQAPEAKPLESLAERFELALEDGPLQVVSLPGVFSHGRLDRGTALLLKHLDGLPSGHVLDFGCGAGVLGATVKRRYPQSRVTLLDVDAFAVAASRLTLAANGLEGEVISGDGIDAAPTDLSLILSNPPFHTGVHTNYQASENLLKKSAVHLRKGGEMRLVANSFLRYQPLIEGALGNCQVRADADGFRIYQATRG; encoded by the coding sequence ATGGACCCGCGCAGTGAAGTATTGCTCCGCCAGGCAGAGCTGTTCCAGGGGCCGCTGCTGATTGCCGGCGCCCCCGCCGATGGCCTGCTCGGCCAATTGCCACAGGCCCAGGCCTGGACATGGCACGCAGGCGATCAGGCCCTGCTCGACAGCCGTTTTGCCGGCCGCTGTCACCATGGTGTCGAACCGCCTGAAGTGCCCTTCGACAGCGCCGTGCTGTTCCTGCCCAAGTCCCGCGAACTGGCCGCCTACCTGCTCAATGCCCTGGCGTCGCGCCTGGCCGGCCGTGAGCTGTACCTGGTCGGCGAAAAGCGCGGCGGCATCGAAGGCGCGGCCAAACAGCTGCAGGCCTTTGGCAAACCGCGCAAGCTGGACAGCGCCCGGCACTGCCAGCTGTGGCAAGTGACCATCGAGCAGGCGCCCGAGGCCAAGCCGCTGGAAAGCCTGGCCGAACGCTTCGAACTGGCCCTGGAAGACGGCCCGTTGCAAGTGGTCAGCCTGCCTGGCGTATTCAGCCACGGGCGCCTCGACCGCGGTACCGCCCTGCTGCTCAAGCACCTCGACGGCCTGCCGAGCGGGCATGTGCTGGACTTCGGCTGCGGCGCCGGGGTACTGGGCGCAACGGTCAAGCGCCGCTATCCGCAAAGCCGGGTAACCCTGCTTGATGTGGATGCCTTCGCCGTGGCGGCCAGCCGCCTGACGCTGGCGGCCAACGGCCTGGAAGGCGAGGTGATCAGCGGGGATGGTATCGACGCGGCACCGACCGATCTCAGCCTGATCCTGAGTAACCCTCCATTCCACACCGGGGTACACACCAACTACCAGGCTTCGGAAAACCTGCTGAAAAAATCGGCCGTTCATCTGCGAAAAGGCGGCGAAATGCGCCTTGTTGCCAATAGCTTCCTACGCTACCAGCCGCTGATCGAAGGGGCCCTGGGCAACTGCCAGGTGCGCGCCGACGCTGACGGTTTCCGGATCTATCAGGCAACACGCGGATAA
- a CDS encoding TMEM165/GDT1 family protein, whose translation MLESLLVPTAIVALAEIGDKTQLLALILAARFRKPWPIIAGIIAATLANHAAAGAVGAWFGSFFSDSALHWILAASFTATALWTLVPDKMDDDENPARRFGPFLTTLIAFFLAEIGDKTQVATVMLAAQYPHLIMVIIGTTLGMLIANVPVVLAGNFAADKLPLTLIRRLAATAFFVLAIVAVYTAMKASGWVG comes from the coding sequence ATGCTGGAATCTCTGTTGGTCCCCACCGCCATCGTTGCCCTCGCCGAAATCGGCGACAAGACGCAACTGCTCGCGCTCATTCTCGCTGCCCGCTTCCGCAAGCCGTGGCCGATCATTGCCGGCATCATCGCAGCCACCTTGGCCAACCATGCCGCCGCTGGCGCCGTGGGTGCCTGGTTCGGCAGCTTCTTCAGCGACTCGGCATTGCACTGGATCCTCGCCGCGAGCTTCACCGCCACTGCGCTGTGGACCCTGGTGCCCGATAAGATGGATGACGACGAGAACCCGGCGCGCCGCTTCGGGCCGTTCCTGACTACGCTCATCGCGTTCTTCCTGGCAGAAATCGGTGACAAGACCCAAGTCGCCACCGTCATGCTGGCGGCGCAGTATCCGCACCTGATCATGGTGATCATCGGTACCACCCTGGGCATGCTGATCGCCAACGTGCCGGTGGTTCTGGCGGGTAACTTCGCGGCAGACAAGCTGCCATTGACCCTGATCCGTCGCCTGGCGGCCACGGCGTTCTTCGTGCTGGCCATCGTGGCGGTCTATACGGCGATGAAAGCCAGTGGTTGGGTAGGCTGA
- a CDS encoding M48 family metallopeptidase — MRKSFVVSLLSAGILLAGCQAVNTTSGGAVGVQRQQYMFSMLSTDEVNQMYAQSYQQTLGEASSKGVLDKSSADAKRVQVIANRLIAQAPKFRPDAAQWNWEVNVIKSDELNANCGPGGKIIVYTGLIDQLKLTDAEIAAVVGHEIAHALREHSREAMSKAYGVEMARQGAGAIFGLGQGSMAMADTVVNYAMTLPNSRANENEADLIGLELSARAGYDPNAAITLWNKMSKASEGAPPEFMSTHPASESRIASLQAAIPKVMPLYQAAKQ, encoded by the coding sequence ATGCGTAAGTCTTTTGTCGTCAGCCTCTTGAGTGCTGGCATCCTGCTGGCTGGTTGCCAGGCGGTGAACACCACCAGCGGCGGCGCTGTCGGCGTGCAGCGCCAGCAGTACATGTTCAGCATGCTCTCGACCGATGAGGTCAACCAGATGTACGCCCAGTCGTACCAGCAGACCCTGGGTGAGGCATCGAGCAAAGGTGTGCTCGACAAATCCAGTGCCGATGCCAAGCGCGTACAGGTCATCGCCAACCGCCTGATCGCCCAGGCGCCCAAGTTCCGCCCGGATGCCGCGCAGTGGAACTGGGAAGTCAACGTGATCAAGAGCGACGAACTGAACGCCAACTGCGGCCCGGGCGGCAAGATCATTGTCTACACCGGGCTGATCGATCAGCTCAAGCTCACCGATGCGGAAATCGCCGCGGTGGTGGGGCACGAGATTGCCCACGCCCTGCGTGAGCACAGCCGCGAGGCCATGTCCAAGGCGTACGGCGTGGAAATGGCCCGTCAGGGGGCCGGTGCCATCTTCGGCCTCGGCCAAGGCAGCATGGCCATGGCCGACACCGTGGTGAACTACGCCATGACCCTGCCCAACAGCCGGGCCAACGAGAACGAGGCCGACCTGATTGGCCTGGAGCTGTCGGCGCGTGCCGGTTACGACCCGAATGCCGCGATCACCTTGTGGAACAAGATGAGCAAGGCTTCCGAAGGTGCACCGCCTGAGTTCATGAGCACTCACCCGGCGTCCGAAAGCCGCATTGCCTCGCTGCAGGCGGCGATTCCGAAGGTGATGCCGCTGTATCAGGCTGCAAAGCAGTAA
- a CDS encoding SOS response-associated peptidase, whose amino-acid sequence MCGRYALFRWPQALASLPGFPEGQPAQWNISPGASVLIQRQLDGQQQLAKARWGLTPAWLTDLSRTPAHARAETLVEQPMFRDAFRQRRCLMPANGFYEWRGNVRKRPYWLTPGEGSSLYFAAVWEAYPVQDQVWLSCAVVTQAAMSQRRPLILDEAGQAAWLDPDTPITRLHELLASPPATLRERALANFVNDPKLDAPECLTPA is encoded by the coding sequence ATGTGTGGACGTTACGCCCTGTTTCGCTGGCCCCAGGCGCTTGCAAGCCTGCCTGGCTTCCCTGAAGGCCAGCCGGCCCAATGGAACATTTCGCCCGGGGCTTCGGTGTTGATCCAGCGCCAGCTCGACGGCCAGCAGCAGCTGGCCAAGGCGCGCTGGGGGCTTACTCCGGCCTGGCTCACAGACCTGTCCCGCACCCCTGCGCATGCCCGCGCCGAAACCCTGGTCGAGCAGCCAATGTTTCGCGATGCATTTCGCCAGCGTCGCTGCCTGATGCCGGCCAATGGCTTTTACGAGTGGCGTGGCAACGTGCGTAAACGCCCGTACTGGTTGACCCCGGGGGAGGGCTCGTCGCTGTATTTTGCAGCAGTGTGGGAGGCCTACCCGGTGCAGGACCAGGTGTGGCTGAGCTGCGCGGTGGTGACCCAGGCAGCCATGAGCCAGCGTCGGCCGCTGATACTGGACGAGGCGGGGCAGGCGGCGTGGCTTGACCCGGATACGCCGATCACCCGCCTGCACGAGTTGCTGGCCAGCCCGCCTGCAACATTGCGAGAGCGGGCCTTGGCCAATTTCGTCAATGACCCGAAGCTGGATGCGCCGGAGTGCCTCACGCCGGCCTGA
- a CDS encoding putative signal transducing protein, producing MRRIYEPENLLEAEMLVGMLASEGINVQLVGRDLMGGVGELPLQGLLGLAVADEQAEYARQLIDAYNDAQPLVGDEPESFPGTLIC from the coding sequence ATGCGGCGTATCTACGAACCTGAAAACCTGCTCGAAGCCGAAATGCTGGTCGGTATGCTGGCCAGTGAAGGCATCAACGTGCAGCTGGTGGGCCGTGACTTGATGGGGGGTGTGGGGGAGTTGCCCCTGCAAGGCCTGCTCGGGCTTGCGGTGGCGGATGAGCAGGCCGAGTACGCACGGCAGCTGATCGATGCGTACAATGATGCCCAGCCACTGGTTGGCGACGAACCGGAGAGCTTCCCCGGTACCTTGATCTGCTAG
- a CDS encoding CPXCG motif-containing cysteine-rich protein has protein sequence MLETANYECPYCGEEVETTVDLSGGDQEYIEDCQVCCKPVRFVLQVHGEEWMLDVFGEND, from the coding sequence ATGCTGGAAACTGCGAACTACGAATGCCCTTATTGTGGCGAAGAAGTCGAAACCACGGTCGACCTGTCCGGTGGCGATCAGGAGTACATCGAGGACTGCCAGGTGTGCTGCAAGCCTGTCCGCTTCGTGCTGCAGGTTCATGGCGAGGAGTGGATGCTGGACGTCTTCGGTGAGAACGACTGA
- a CDS encoding 1-acyl-sn-glycerol-3-phosphate acyltransferase, whose amino-acid sequence MGEFDAIRPYDDAEVPAVLARLLSDPAFLDILTHFRFPRAAGALGWLLKPLIARRLRKEFAGVTCVSTLQDKVEYYVDQTIDRATDGVTYSGVEQLKAGTAYLFLANHRDIVMDPAFVNYAVYHAGLPTPRIAIGDNLLQKPFVSDMMRLNKSFIVHRSISGRREKLAAYQLLSAYISHSIRNDATSIWIAQAEGRAKDGDDRTDSAILKMFHMSRKDEPFGAVIQSLNLTPVSISYEYDPCDQAKARELYIRATTGTYKKAPGEDDNSIAKGITGYKGRVHITFTPPVTAYYEDTKQLAAEIDRQILGSYRLFPVHYLAYAMWDSKDEALQVPSAEKVFPADELAKAKEEWQRRLDACPEEQRPYLVLQYATPVRNQYQVRQQAPVA is encoded by the coding sequence ATGGGCGAATTCGATGCCATCCGACCGTACGACGACGCTGAGGTCCCTGCCGTTCTGGCACGCCTGCTCAGCGACCCGGCATTCCTCGATATCCTCACCCACTTCCGCTTCCCGCGTGCGGCCGGTGCTCTCGGCTGGTTGCTCAAGCCGCTGATTGCCCGTCGCCTGCGCAAGGAATTCGCTGGCGTCACCTGCGTTTCGACCCTGCAGGACAAAGTCGAATACTACGTCGACCAGACCATCGACCGCGCCACCGACGGCGTTACCTATTCCGGCGTGGAACAGCTCAAGGCCGGCACCGCCTACCTGTTCCTGGCCAACCACCGTGACATCGTCATGGACCCGGCCTTCGTCAACTACGCGGTGTACCACGCAGGCTTGCCCACCCCTCGCATTGCCATCGGTGACAACCTGCTGCAAAAGCCTTTTGTCAGCGACATGATGCGCCTGAACAAAAGCTTCATCGTGCACCGTTCGATCAGCGGGCGCCGCGAGAAGCTGGCAGCCTATCAGTTGCTCTCGGCCTACATCAGCCACTCGATCCGCAACGACGCCACGTCGATCTGGATCGCCCAGGCCGAAGGCCGCGCCAAGGACGGTGACGACCGCACCGATTCGGCGATCCTCAAGATGTTCCACATGAGCCGCAAGGACGAGCCGTTCGGTGCGGTGATCCAGAGCCTGAACCTGACGCCGGTGTCGATCAGCTACGAATACGACCCGTGTGACCAGGCCAAAGCCCGCGAGCTTTACATCCGCGCCACCACCGGTACCTACAAGAAGGCACCCGGCGAGGATGACAACAGCATCGCCAAGGGCATTACCGGCTACAAGGGCCGGGTGCACATCACGTTCACCCCGCCGGTGACCGCGTACTACGAGGACACCAAGCAGCTGGCAGCCGAAATCGACCGGCAGATCCTTGGCAGCTACCGCCTGTTCCCCGTGCATTACCTGGCGTATGCGATGTGGGACAGCAAGGATGAGGCGCTGCAGGTGCCGAGTGCCGAAAAGGTGTTCCCGGCGGACGAGCTGGCCAAGGCCAAGGAAGAATGGCAGCGCCGGCTGGATGCCTGCCCTGAAGAGCAGCGACCTTATCTGGTGCTGCAGTATGCGACGCCAGTGCGTAACCAGTATCAGGTCAGGCAGCAGGCACCTGTAGCCTGA
- a CDS encoding YajG family lipoprotein produces MLQRLLFGLIAVASLSLVGCAHSPQQLNPQPTLKAQLAPVGHGQPVVVRVVDGRPSQSLGTRGGMYPETSTISVSGNDVVPKLQAQAEAAVRLLGFTPTPNASGAPQLTVTLAELKYQSPKDNLYVTEATIGATFRADVRNGGRSYSGRYGASLDQRFGMAPNQDTNTQLVGDVLSDALTRLFKDPTIGQVLGQ; encoded by the coding sequence ATGTTGCAACGTCTGTTGTTCGGTTTGATTGCCGTGGCCAGCCTCAGCCTGGTCGGTTGTGCCCACAGCCCGCAACAACTCAACCCGCAACCCACGCTCAAGGCCCAGCTCGCCCCTGTGGGTCACGGCCAGCCGGTCGTGGTGCGGGTGGTTGACGGCCGGCCTTCGCAATCCTTGGGCACCCGTGGTGGCATGTACCCTGAGACCAGCACCATCAGCGTCAGCGGTAACGACGTGGTACCCAAGCTGCAGGCCCAGGCCGAAGCTGCCGTGCGCCTGCTCGGCTTCACCCCGACGCCGAATGCCTCTGGCGCCCCCCAGCTGACCGTGACCCTGGCCGAGCTGAAATATCAGTCGCCCAAAGACAACCTGTACGTGACCGAGGCTACCATCGGCGCCACCTTCCGCGCCGACGTGCGCAATGGCGGGCGCAGCTACAGCGGCCGCTACGGCGCTTCGCTGGACCAGCGTTTCGGCATGGCGCCGAACCAGGACACCAATACCCAGCTGGTGGGTGATGTGCTGAGCGATGCCCTGACCCGCCTGTTCAAAGACCCGACCATCGGGCAGGTGCTGGGCCAGTAA
- the mqo gene encoding malate dehydrogenase (quinone), which yields MAQNESVDVVLVGAGIMSATLAVLLKELDPTLKLEVVEAMDSGAAESSNPWNNAGTGHAGLCELNYTPQAADGSIDIKKAVHINAQFEVSRQFWAYLSKKGNFGSARAFINPVPHLSYVEGDKGVSFLKKRFELLKQHHAFADMEYTEDKAVMSDWMPLMMPGRPADQHIAATRVAKGTDVNFGALTNKLLKLLGDSPDAQVKYSKKVVGLRRNGNGWTVSIKDVNSGGSREVDARFVFLGAGGAALPLLQASGIPESKGFGGFPVSGQWLRCDNPEIVKQHQAKVYSQAAVGAPPMSVPHLDTRVVDGKTSLLFGPYAGFTTKFLKHGSLMDLPLSVRMGNIGPMLAVARDNMDLTKYLVSEVMQSMEQRLEALRRFYPQAKAEDWRLEVAGQRVQIIKKDPKKGGVLQFGTELVSAQDGSLAALLGASPGASVTVSIMLELIERCFPEQAKGAWAAKLKEIFPAREKTLATDAALYQKISADNDVALDLVESSPAAKHYA from the coding sequence ATGGCGCAGAACGAATCGGTTGATGTAGTACTGGTAGGCGCGGGCATCATGAGTGCCACCCTGGCCGTACTGCTGAAGGAGCTTGACCCGACCCTGAAGCTTGAGGTCGTCGAGGCGATGGACTCCGGAGCCGCGGAAAGCTCCAACCCCTGGAACAACGCAGGTACCGGCCACGCTGGTCTGTGCGAGCTTAACTACACGCCCCAGGCCGCCGATGGCAGCATCGACATCAAGAAGGCCGTGCACATCAACGCCCAGTTCGAGGTGTCGCGCCAGTTCTGGGCCTACCTGAGCAAGAAGGGCAACTTCGGCTCGGCGCGTGCGTTCATCAACCCTGTCCCGCACCTGAGCTACGTCGAGGGTGACAAGGGTGTTTCCTTCCTCAAGAAGCGCTTCGAGCTGCTCAAGCAGCACCATGCCTTCGCTGACATGGAATACACCGAAGACAAGGCGGTGATGAGCGACTGGATGCCGTTGATGATGCCAGGCCGCCCGGCCGACCAGCACATTGCAGCTACCCGTGTAGCCAAAGGCACCGACGTCAACTTCGGCGCCCTGACCAACAAGCTGCTCAAGCTGCTGGGCGACTCGCCGGACGCGCAGGTGAAATACAGCAAGAAGGTCGTCGGCCTGCGCCGTAACGGCAACGGCTGGACCGTGAGCATCAAGGACGTCAACAGCGGCGGCAGCCGCGAGGTCGACGCCCGCTTTGTCTTCCTCGGCGCCGGCGGCGCGGCCCTGCCGCTGCTGCAAGCGTCCGGCATCCCGGAAAGCAAAGGCTTTGGCGGCTTCCCGGTCAGCGGCCAGTGGCTGCGTTGCGACAACCCGGAAATCGTCAAGCAGCACCAGGCCAAGGTCTACAGCCAGGCCGCCGTGGGCGCCCCGCCGATGTCGGTACCGCACCTGGATACCCGCGTTGTGGACGGCAAGACTTCGCTGCTGTTCGGCCCGTACGCCGGCTTCACCACCAAGTTCCTCAAGCACGGTTCGCTGATGGACCTGCCGCTGTCGGTGCGCATGGGCAACATCGGCCCGATGCTGGCCGTGGCCCGTGACAACATGGACCTGACCAAGTACCTGGTCAGCGAAGTGATGCAGTCCATGGAGCAGCGCCTGGAAGCCCTGCGTCGCTTCTATCCGCAGGCCAAGGCCGAAGACTGGCGCCTGGAAGTGGCTGGTCAGCGCGTGCAGATCATCAAGAAAGACCCGAAAAAAGGCGGTGTGCTGCAGTTTGGTACCGAGCTGGTCTCGGCCCAGGACGGCAGCCTGGCCGCACTGCTCGGCGCTTCGCCAGGCGCTTCGGTGACCGTGTCGATCATGCTGGAACTGATCGAACGCTGCTTCCCCGAGCAGGCCAAAGGTGCCTGGGCTGCCAAGCTCAAGGAAATCTTCCCGGCGCGCGAGAAGACACTGGCAACCGATGCTGCCCTGTACCAGAAGATCAGTGCCGACAACGATGTGGCGCTGGACCTGGTGGAAAGCAGCCCGGCGGCCAAGCACTACGCCTGA
- a CDS encoding PA4642 family protein, with the protein MRKDKKQVIGDEISDDYIKSFLQFEPADGVTSPSHHKLVKAYRGLRVDDFERFVGFFVEAGLDLDGKDEHGKTFVEQIADQRNAPEYIEIIDNARG; encoded by the coding sequence ATGCGTAAAGACAAGAAACAGGTAATCGGCGACGAAATCAGCGACGACTACATCAAGTCGTTCCTTCAGTTCGAACCGGCCGATGGCGTGACCTCTCCTTCGCACCACAAGCTGGTCAAGGCGTACCGCGGGCTGCGTGTCGACGATTTCGAGCGCTTTGTCGGCTTCTTTGTCGAAGCTGGCCTGGACCTGGATGGCAAGGACGAGCACGGCAAGACCTTCGTCGAGCAAATTGCCGACCAGCGCAATGCGCCTGAGTACATCGAGATCATCGACAACGCCCGCGGTTGA
- a CDS encoding WbuC family cupin fold metalloprotein, whose translation MRQPAFIDQSLFAGLAEKAAANPRGRQHHSFHEMEEPCHRMAVGLQPSTYIPPHRHLSDDKAEALIVLKGRLGLLIFDEQGAVTDKRVLQAGGDCLGVDLAPGTYHGLVVLEPDSILFECKAGPYRPVGEGEHAQWAPREGDAGVAEYQAWMLAQFD comes from the coding sequence ATGCGCCAGCCTGCGTTCATCGACCAATCGCTGTTCGCCGGGCTGGCCGAAAAGGCTGCCGCCAACCCGCGCGGGCGGCAGCACCATAGCTTCCATGAGATGGAAGAGCCCTGCCACCGCATGGCGGTCGGGCTGCAGCCGAGTACCTACATCCCGCCGCACCGCCACCTGAGCGACGACAAGGCCGAAGCCCTGATCGTGCTCAAGGGCCGCCTGGGCTTGCTGATCTTCGATGAGCAGGGCGCAGTGACCGACAAGCGCGTGCTGCAGGCAGGCGGTGATTGCCTGGGTGTGGACCTGGCACCCGGTACCTACCATGGGCTGGTGGTGCTGGAGCCGGACAGCATCCTGTTCGAATGCAAGGCCGGGCCTTACCGGCCGGTGGGCGAGGGCGAACATGCACAATGGGCGCCGCGCGAGGGAGACGCCGGCGTGGCCGAGTACCAGGCCTGGATGCTCGCGCAGTTCGATTGA